From a single Cydia strobilella chromosome 17, ilCydStro3.1, whole genome shotgun sequence genomic region:
- the LOC134748775 gene encoding uncharacterized protein LOC134748775, translated as MNIPESTGESSCKRQENGDASAGSDRPLKKARFAWQVKGKYHLKNGTSDPGKPSNSTSNELDRASSSSDNENECIDAVGNTEQNLERLGDYLLKQDFNTLDSVITDSESSLLKPSTSLSSEKLPYPRYVSSFDNSSSNNSMSSSANSQENRSIPMSMVVSASYSEDQCIARWQARQMAKGFVDNTINRVLDSWMVAPLPTDMDNNRFLALDVAEFINNLPGDNSIENEGILMAISAHGLQNTSSSSSNEDSQNEEQACSYMSVKDDAFPSPPSSPIRSDDGIRNEPVKLKQSDDGASNELDLSWYSDDKRNVNSETQFSFFPESSTSSYQYFTESEPLQPSSIDYDASENMNSSGADIMTSHYDFLDAAVSFAIQNKGLTSFGSDYG; from the exons ATGAATATTCCGGAATCGACAGGAGAGTCATCGTGTAAACGACAAGAAAATGGCGACGCATCGGCAGGTTCTGATCGCCCACTTAAAAAGGCTCGTTTCGCGTGGCAAGTTAAAGGGAAATATCACTTGAAAAATGGTACTTCTGACCCTGGAAAACCCTCAAATTCTACTTCGAACGAGTTAGACAGGGCTAGCTCGTCTTCGGATAACGAAAACGAATGTATTGACGCCGTGGGTAACACGGAACAAAATTTGGAAAGATTAGGCGACTACTTATTGAAACAGGATTTTAATACGCTTGACTCGGTTATCACTGATTCTGAGAGCTCGCTGTTGAAGCCAAGCACAAGTTTATCATCCGAGAAACTGCCTTATCCTAGATACGTGAGCTCATTTGACAACAGCAGCTCTAACAATAGCATGTCCTCCAGTGCAAACAGTCAGGAGAACAGATCCATCCCCATGTCCATGGTCGTGTCGGCATCCTACAGTGAGGACCAGTGTATAGCGCGGTGGCAGGCCAGACAG ATGGCCAAAGGATTTGTGGACAATACTATAAACCGTGTATTGGATTCATGGATGGTAGCCCCCCTGCCCACCGACATGGACAACAACCGGTTCCTGGCCCTAGACGTTGCAGAGTTCATCAACAACCTGCCCGGTGACAACAGCATTGAAAACGAAGGCATCCTCATGGCCATATCTGCACACGGCTTACAAAACACTTCGAGCTCGAGTAGTAACGAGGATAGTCAGAATGAAGAGCAGGCCTGCAGCTACATGAGCGTTAAAGATGACGCCTTTCCTTCACCTCCAAGTAGCCCCATACGATCGGATGATGGAATAAGAAATGAACCCGTAAAACTAAAACAGAGTGATGATGGTGCCTCAAATGAACTAGACCTGTCTTGGTACAGTGATGACAAAAGAAATGTAAATagtgaaacacaattttctTTCTTCCCCGAGTCTTCCACTTCGTCATATCAATACTTCACTGAGTCGGAGCCGCTGCAGCCGTCCAGTATTGACTATGACGCAAGTGAGAACATGAACTCTAGTGGTGCTGATATAATGACAAGTCACTATGACTTCCTAGATGCTGCTGTTTCTTTTGCAATACAAAACAAAGGACTGACTTCTTTTGGATCAGATTATGGTTAA
- the LOC134748835 gene encoding ejaculatory bulb-specific protein 3-like, producing the protein MQVTPVLLLSICACALVAAFPAPELTDAQLEQVLYNPTTIKMYIKCATMEGPCDAVGKRMRTLAPLVLRGACPQCSARETRQIRRTLAFIQRNYPWEWAKIVRRFG; encoded by the exons ATGCAG GTCACGCCGGTCCTCCTCCTCAGCATATGCGCGTGCGCGTTGGTGGCCGCGTTCCCTGCGCCGGAATTGACGGACGCGCAACTGGAGCAAGTCCTCTACAACCCGACCACCATCAAGATGTACATCAAGTGCGCCACCATGGAGGGCCCTTGTGATGCTGTTGGGAAGAGGATGAGAA CGCTCGCCCCGTTGGTGCTCCGCGGCGCATGTCCACAGTGTTCAGCGAGGGAGACGCGCCAAATCCGACGCACGCTCGCCTTTATCCAGCGCAACTATCCCTGGGAATGGGCCAAGATCGTCCGCCGGTTCGGCTGA